In Capsicum annuum cultivar UCD-10X-F1 chromosome 11, UCD10Xv1.1, whole genome shotgun sequence, one genomic interval encodes:
- the LOC107846854 gene encoding lysosomal beta glucosidase: MTSRIASTLLGLVLLFSSWEPCMGTNGDYLPYKDPNKPINTRIMDLMNRMTLAEKIGQMTQLERKNMTADIVKDYAIGSLLSGGGSVTKSEATAREWIDMVNEFQRGALSSRLGIPMIYGIDAVHGHNNVYKATIFPHNVGLGATRDPKLVKKIGAATALETRATGIPYAFAPCVAVCRDPRWGRCYESYSEDPTIVKEMTEIIPGLQGDLPPHKTGIPYVGGKEKVAACAKHFVGDGGTTKGINENNTVADWHTLLSIHMPGYYHSIIKGVSTIMVSYSSLNGVKMHANYDLVTKFLKDRLRFRGFVISDWEGIDRITSPPHSNYTHSVLAGVQAGIDMIMVPMNYTEFIDTLTSLVKNNFIPMTRIDDAVRRILRVKFTLGLFENPLADYRLVKHVGSQAHRDLAREAVRKSLVLLKNGANADKPMLPLPKKASRILVAGSHANNLGYQCGGWTITWQGVDGNNVTQGTTILDAITEIVDPSTEVVYSENPTTEFVKSNNFTYSIVVVGELPYAETAGDSRNLTITQSGIDTMSNVCGNTKCVVVLISGRPVVIEPYLGNIDALVAAWLPGSEGQGVADVLFGDYEFSGKLPRTWFKTVDQLPMNVGDKHYDPLYPFGYGLTTTKVQDQIASR; this comes from the exons ATGACATCGAGAATTGCAAGCACTTTATTGGGACTCGTGCTACTATTCTCATCATGGGAACCATGCATGGGAACAAATGGCGATTACTTGCCATACAAGGATCCTAACAAGCCAATCAACACGCGAATAATGGATCTGATGAACCGTATGACGTTGGCAGAGAAAATCGGTCAGATGACACAACTCGAACGGAAGAATATGACAGCTGACATTGTGAAAGATTACGCGATTGGTAGTTTGCTGAGCGGAGGTGGAAGCGTGACAAAATCTGAAGCGACAGCGCGGGAATGGATTGATATGGTGAACGAATTTCAAAGAGGAGCATTGTCTAGTCGGTTAGGGATCCCTATGATTTATGGGATTGACGCTGTTCATGGACATAATAATGTTTATAAAGCTACTATTTTTCCACATAATGTTGGACTTGGTGCTACTAG AGATCCAAAACTTGTGAAAAAAATAGGTGCAGCAACTGCTCTTGAAACTAGAGCTACTGGCATTCCTTATGCTTTTGCTCCATGTGTTGCG GTATGTAGAGACCCAAGGTGGGGTAGGTGCTATGAAAGTTATAGTGAGGATCCAACAATTGTGAAAGAAATGACTGAAATTATACCTGGTTTACAAGGGGACTTACCTCCACATAAAACAGGCATTCCTTATGTTGGTGGAAA agaaaaggTAGCAGCATGTGCAAAACATTTTGTTGGAGATGGTGGCACAACAAAAGGGATCAATGAGAACAACACGGTAGCTGATTGGCATACATTGTTAAGCATTCACATGCCTGGTTATTATCATTCAATCATTAAGGGAGTTTCAACTATTATGGTCTCTTATTCAAGTTTGAATGGAGTTAAAATGCATGCAAATTATGATCTTGTTACCAAGTTCCTCAAAGACAGACTAAGATTCAGA GGATTTGTTATCTCAGATTGGGAAGGAATTGACAGAATTACCTCACCACCTCATTCAAATTACACACATTCAGTGTTGGCTGGGGTTCAAGCTGGCATTGACATG atcATGGTCCCTATGAACTATACAGAATTCATTGATACATTGACCTCTttggtgaaaaataattttatcccCATGACCAGAATTGACGATGCTGTGAGAAGGATCTTGAGAGTCAAATTCACCTTGGGCCTTTTTGAGAATCCTTTGGCTGATTATAGATTAGTTAAACACGTCGGAAGCCAG GCACATAGAGATTTGGCTAGAGAAGCAGTTAGAAAATCACTTGTGTTGTTGAAGAATGGTGCAAATGCTGATAAGCCTATGCTACCATTGCCTAAAAAGGCATCAAGAATATTAGTTGCTGGAAGTCATGCCAATAATTTGGGCTATCAATGTGGTGGTTGGACAATTACTTGGCAAGGAGTTGATGGAAACAATGTCACACAAG gtACTACAATCTTGGATGCAATAACAGAAATTGTTGATCCAAGCACAGAAGTGGTGTATAGTGAGAACCCAACAACTGAATTTGTAAAGTCTAACAACTTCACATATTCAATTGTGGTAGTTGGTGAGCTACCCTATGCAGAAACAGCAGGTGACAGCAGGAATTTGACAATAACTCAGTCAGGAATTGACACAATGAGCAATGTATGTGGCAACACAAAGTGTGTTGTGGTGCTTATTTCAGGTAGACCAGTGGTTATTGAGCCATATTTGGGCAACATTGATGCACTTGTTGCTGCATGGTTGCCTGGTAGTGAAGGACAAGGTGTGGCTGATGTGTTGTTTGGTGATTATGAGTTTAGTGGCAAGTTACCAAGGACTTGGTTCAAGACTGTTGATCAATTGCCTATGAATGTTGGTGATAAACACTATGATCCACTTTATCCTTTTGGATATGGACTCACTACAACTAAAGTACAAGACCAAATTGCTTCTAGATAG
- the LOC107847877 gene encoding beta-glucosidase BoGH3B, with the protein MGRMSIPMVGFVVLCLWTVVVEGEYMKYKDPKQPVGSRIKDLMKRMTLEEKIGQMTQIERKVATPDVVKQNFIGSVLSGGGSVPAPKATAEVWTNMVDGIQKGALSTRLGIPMIYGIDAVHGHNNVYGATIFPHNVGLGVTRDPDLVKRIGAATALEVRATGIPYAFAPCIAVCRNPRWGRCYESYSEDYRIVKSMTEIIPGLQGDLAAKFKGVPYVGGKTKVAACAKHFVGDGGTMNGIDEGNTVISSNDLFSIHMPAYYDAIRKGVSTVMVSYSSWNGRRMHANRDLVTGFLKNKLKFRGFVISDWQGVDRITDPPHANYSYSLQSGIMAGIDMIMVPENYREFIDTLTSLVKANIVPMTRIDDAVKRILRVKFVMGLFENPLSDPSLAKQIGSQEHRDLAREAVRKSLVLLKNGKTPSQPLLPLAKRAPKILVAGAHADNLGYQCGGWTIEWQGVVGNDLTVGTTILAAIKKTVDPSTQVVYQQNPDANFVKSNGFSYAIVVVGEVPYAEMFGDSANLTIPEPGPSTINNVCGAVKCVVVVVSGRPVVVQPHLAKMDALVAAWLPGTEGQGVTDALFGDYGFTGKLARTWFKSVDQLPMNFDDSHNKDPLFHFGFGLTTKPVKGNY; encoded by the exons ATGGGGAGAATGTCAATACCCATGGTGGGTTTTGTGGTGTTATGCTTGTGGACTGTGGTAGTAGAGGGAGAATATATGAAATACAAGGACCCGAAACAGCCGGTAGGTTCTAGAATCAAGGACTTGATGAAAAGGATGACTCTTGAGGAGAAGATTGGTCAAATGACTCAGATTGAGAGGAAAGTTGCCACTCCTGATGTTGTGAAGCAAAATTTCATTG GGAGTGTATTGAGTGGTGGAGGGAGTGTACCTGCACCTAAGGCCACTGCTGAGGTTTGGACCAATATGGTAGATGGGATTCAAAAGGGTGCTCTTTCAACCCGACTTGGAATCCCCATGATTTATGGAATCGATGCGGTTCATGGTCACAACAATGTCTATGGAGCTACAATCTTTCCTCACAATGTTGGCCTTGGTGTCACCAG GGATCCTGATCTTGTGAAGCGTATTGGGGCTGCAACTGCACTTGAAGTTAGAGCTACAGGAATTCCATATGCTTTTGCTCCCTGCATTGCA GTATGTAGAAATCCAAGATGGGGCCGCTGTTATGAAAGTTACAGCGAAGATTATAGGATTGTGAAAAGCATGACCGAGATCATTCCTGGTCTGCAAGGTGATTTGGCAGCTAAATTTAAGGGTGTTCCTTACGTTGGTGGAAA GACTAAGGTTGCAGCATGCGCTAAGCACTTTGTGGGAGATGGTGGCACGATGAATGGCATTGATGAAGGTAACACTGTAATCAGCTCAAACGATTTATTTAGCATCCACATGCCTGCATACTATGATGCGATCAGAAAGGGTGTTTCGACGGTAATGGTGTCTTACTCAAGCTGGAATGGAAGAAGGATGCATGCCAACCGAGACCTAGTCACTGGCTTCCTGAAGAACAAGCTCAAGTTCAGG GGCTTTGTCATTTCAGATTGGCAAGGGGTTGATCGAATTACTGACCCTCCTCATGCTAACTACTCTTATTCACTTCAATCTGGAATTATGGCAGGAATCGACATG ATTATGGTCCCCGAGAATTATAGAGAATTTATCGATACTTTGACTTCTCTAGTGAAAGCCAATATCGTTCCTATGACCAGAATCGATGATGCCGTGAAGCGGATATTGAGAGTTAAATTTGTGATGGGCCTCTTTGAGAACCCATTGTCTGATCCAAGCTTGGCAAAACAAATCGGTAGCCAG GAGCATAGAGATTTAGCAAGGGAAGCAGTTAGAAAATCACTCGTGCTCTTGAAGAATGGAAAAACGCCTAGTCAGCCACTGCTTCCCCTTGCAAAGAGAGCACCAAAAATACTTGTTGCTGGAGCTCATGCAGACAACTTGGGTTACCAATGTGGAGGCTGGACAATCGAATGGCAAGGCGTTGTGGGCAATGATCTTACAGTTG GAACCACTATTTTAGCTGCTATCAAGAAAACAGTTGATCCTTCTACACAAGTAGTCTACCAGCAGAACCCTGATGCCAACTTTGTAAAGTCCAATGGATTCTCCTATGCCATTGTAGTCGTTGGTGAAGTCCCATACGCTGAGATGTTTGGTGATAGCGCAAACCTTACAATACCTGAACCCGGTCCTAGCACCATCAACAACGTCTGTGGAGCAGTGAAATGTGTTGTAGTCGTTGTCTCTGGTCGACCAGTTGTGGTGCAGCCTCACCTTGCCAAAATGGATGCTCTTGTCGCTGCTTGGCTTCCCGGAACTGAAGGACAAGGCGTTACTGACGCTTTATTTGGTGATTATGGCTTCACTGGTAAACTCGCCCGGACATGGTTCAAGTCAGTTGATCAACTTCCTATGAACTTTGATGACTCACACAATAAGGATCCATTGTTTCATTTTGGATTTGGACTCACAACTAAGCCAGTGAAAGGCAACTACTaa
- the LOC124888992 gene encoding uncharacterized protein LOC124888992 translates to MTSNITECIKEKLKLERELPIIEFLEQARKLFEKYNCKNRERASYTNTSLGSRFEGILQLNTLKSSRLKVSASSIYVYSVYDDGRRYIVCLDRRTCSCGGSQLDEITCQQAIVVLKIKHVTYMKLYCSEYYYPEILRKLYEVSMFPIPDKKDWIVPQEVVDEVVLPPKYKRPAGRLKKSRHKKSSKTVTSSSNCCGRCSYEGHNRHTCNFFSKKE, encoded by the exons atgacttcaaatataACGGAGTGTATAAAAGAAAAACTCAAGCTTGAACGTGAGTTGCCAATAATAGAATTTTTGGAACAAGCTAGAAAATTGTTTGAAAAGTACAATtgcaaaaatagagaaagagcatCGTATACAAACACATCATTGGGTAGTAGATTCGAAGGCATTCTTCAGCTAAATACTTTAAAATCTTCGCGGTTGAAG GTTAGTGCGTCATCAATATATGTATATTCTGTTTACGATGACGGTAGAAGGTACATAGTATGTCTTGACAGGAGGACTTGCAGTTGTGGAGGATCCCAATTGGATGAGATAACATGTCAACAAGCGATAGTAGTTCTAAAAATCAAGCATGTAACATATATGAAGCTTTATTGCTCCGAGTATTACTATCCAGAAATATTAAGGAAGCTGTATGAAGTATCAATGTTTCCAATACCAGATAAGAAGGATTGGATTGTGCCACAAGAAGTAGTGGACGAAGTTGTGTTACCACCAAAATACAAACGTCCAGCTGGAAGGCTGAAGAAATCAAGGCACAAGAAATCAAGTAAAACTGTGACATCGAGCAGTAACTGTTGTGGAAGATGTAGTTATGAAGGTCACAACAGACATACTTGTAATTTCTTTTCAAAGAAGGAGTGA
- the LOC107847940 gene encoding NF-kappa-B-activating protein has protein sequence MGRLSSAVEFPDDNHRRDRYNSDRRYSPHRRRSRSRSPVSRSRSPVYSPYRVGQQQQNGRTNRRSISPNRSYRRPQSPINEPPRRFGRGKKPYLDRDHADSDSDEELKGLNFEEYRRLKRQKLRKQLKNCIWNCTPSPPRNKAEAEEDYVEEIYEFGDKIEEDMVVKKDNVSKKDVSGSESESESESQSESSDSESVKRNSRKRRKKLSARRRSRRSRRKNESESEEEEESSDDDSSEEEEGRRKRRKKSRRRESKRRYKKGSSRRRKKRSKKRRYSSESESKSESESENGEINGSDISKKQKGVLKSKKKKDGDSDVAEKSSESNEKKGDEATIDEVNSEVLEFKELIEARKKSNFEDEAPVGPMPLPRAEGHISYGGALRPGEGDAIAQYVQQGKRIPRRGEVGLSADEISKFEGLGYVMSGSRHQRMNAIRIRKENQVYSAEDKRALAMFNYEEKAKREQKVMADLQRLVQRHIGQDTETSHDPFGGKSAEGADA, from the coding sequence ATGGGTCGACTCTCCTCCGCCGTAGAATTCCCCGACGACAACCACCGCCGCGACCGTTACAATTCCGACCGCCGTTACTCGCCTCATCGCCGCCGCAGCCGCAGCCGTAGCCCTGTAAGTCGGAGTCGGAGTCCGGTATACAGTCCATACAGAGTCGGCCAACAACAACAAAACGGCCGAACCAATCGCCGATCAATTTCTCCTAATCGCAGTTACCGTAGACCACAAAGCCCTATAAACGAACCTCCTAGAAGATTCGGAAGAGGTAAGAAACCGTACCTTGATCGAGATCATGCTGATTCCGATTCTGATGAAGAACTTAAAGGCTTGAATTTCGAGGAGTATCGTAGGTTAAAGCGCCAGAAATTGCGTAAACAGTTAAAAAATTGTATCTGGAATTGCACTCCTAGTCCACCTAGGAACAAGGCCGAGGCCGAGGAGGATTATGTAGAAGAGATTTATGAATTtggtgataaaattgaagaagataTGGTGGTTAAGAAGGATAATGTATCGAAAAAGGACGTATCTGGAAGTGAATCAGAATCGGAATCTGAATCTCAATCAGAGTCATCAGATTCTGAGTCCGTGAAgaggaattctaggaagaggaggaagaaatTGAGCGCGAGACGTAGGAGTAGGAGGTCAAGAAGGAAAAATGAGAGCGAATCGGAGGAAGAGGAGGAGTCTAGTGATGATGATTCATCAGAGGAAGAAGAAggaaggagaaaaagaaggaagaaatcGAGGAGAAGAGAGAGTAAGAGGAGATATAAAAAGGGTAGTAGTaggaggaggaagaaaagaagcaaaaagAGAAGGTATTCAAGTGAGAGTGAGAGTAAAAGCGAAAGTGAAAGTGAAAATGGTGAAATTAATGGTTCTGATATTAGTAAGAAGCAAAAGGGTGTTTTGAAGAGTAAGAAAAAGAAGGATGGGGATAGTGATGTAGCTGAAAAGAGCTCGGAGTCGAATGAGAAGAAGGGTGATGAAGCAACGATAGATGAAGTTAATAGTGAGGTTCTTGAATTCAAAGAATTGATTGAGGCAAGGAAAAAGAGTAATTTTGAAGATGAGGCTCCAGTTGGTCCAATGCCATTGCCAAGGGCTGAAGGGCATATTAGCTATGGTGGTGCACTTAGGCCTGGTGAAGGTGATGCTATTGCTCAATATGTTCAGCAAGGGAAACGTATTCCACGTAGAGGTGAAGTGGGTCTTTCTGCTGATGAGATTTCGAAATTTGAGGGTCTTGGTTATGTGATGAGTGGTAGTAGGCATCAAAGGATGAATGCTATTCGTATCAGAAAGGAAAACCAAGTTTACAGCGCTGAAGACAAGCGAGCGCTGGCCATGTTTAACTATGAGGAGAAGGCTAAGCGTGAACAGAAGGTTATGGCTGATTTGCAGCGCCTCGTGCAACGCCACATTGGTCAGGATACTGAAACTTCTCATGATCCGTTTGGAGGGAAGTCTGCAGAGGGTGCTGATGCTTGA